TGCCTCCAATCCAATATTGCAAGCAGCACATCCCAAGACATTCATACCAAACAGAATACTGAAATTTGCCTCTAATCCCTTTGTAGGAGTCCTGTTGTCAAATCCTATGGGACCATTATCCGAGTAGAGTGGAAACATAATTTATCCTTTTCATCATTTTTCTGAGATACTTACCTTCCTTGGGTGGATTAAAGCTTATCGCTTGAGAAGTACTTACATTATCGGTTTATAGCAGCTGGAACTGAAGATCCTAAAACGCACCGAGGTATGTTTATTGACATTTGTCGTTCATGTAGATATATAGAAGACGCAAAATATCAGTGGGGAACGCTAATGGATACCAGCCATGATACCAAACTTAAAGGATATTGTCCCATGTTGGGTGGTCAGGTTCCCTTCCTATATTGCAGGAAATGTGGAAACAATCAACAACCCTGCTGGAAAGTATTTGATTGTTGGTGGGAAACATTCGACATCGTGGAATTCATGCAGAAGAACTTGTCGGAAGACGATTTCCGTCAATTGCTAACATTCCAACCGAAAGCAAAGATCACGACTCTCCTCGAACTGATTGAAAAAACGAAAGAGTCATCACTCTGAACATCTATTTATAAGGGGAAGGGATCGGAAAACAAACAAATATGAAGTTATTTTTTTAATGTCACTTTTTGCCAGATATTTTTGGAAGAGCACTAATTGATTGTATTTTACAGCTACCCTCGCAGCCACAGGATAAACCTTGCGACTTTTCAAATGCCTCTTTCCCTTCTCGGTACGAAAAATATGCTATGAGAAGAGCGCCCGCTGAATCGAATATGTTTAATCCGGTGATTTCATAACCGAGACTGGCGATCAGAAGTACTATGGACAAATAGAGGCAAGCTTTTGAACAAGCCGCATCTGCAAGAATTGCCGATGAATTGAGTGCTTTACCAACCTTGGTCTTGTAGTGAATCAGAAGCCACATAAAGGACATGGAAATCAGTGAAACAATGATTCCCCAAAACGTTGAATTTGGTTTGTGCTGCTCATACAATGATAATCCCGCTGAAAGAACAAGACCAAGTGTCAGCACATAAAAAGCCCAACCGGTTATTTTTAGTGCTTGCTGCTCAAAATTATCCTTGGTTTCCATTCCGTTTGCTTGTATCCTTCTGACCATGTGCCAGATCCCGATTCCGGATATTACTTCGACGAAAGAATCCACTCCGAAACCGAATAGTGACAAGGTTTCATCAGCAGCGCCAAGCCATACAGAAATAATCCCTTCGATGATATTGTAACCAATAGTGATGATGGCCAGTAAGTTGGCGATGTAATAAAGTCGTTTTAGTGATGTATCGGTCATCTTATAACCTTATAATTTGAAAGTTATCCATGGGGGTATTATGATCCAATTCTCATCTACAATCAATAACATTCCAACATGCCATACGTGCAGGCTTCGCAGTTAATCCGGGTTCTTTGAATTTGTCCACTTGATACCCGGAATGAAAGCCACCATAATAAACCTTTGCTTCCATGTCCTTTGTGGGAACATTAATGACAAATTCTTTTTCGCTTTCGATCAGCTTACAGGAATATGCGCTTCTTCCAATGGCACAGGCGATGAGAGGCGGTTCCTTTGATACGGGCATGCAATGGTCTTCAGTTATTTTGATCCAGAGGAACGGAAGGAAAGGCGCAGAACTGTTTCCCCAGAGGATTGCAGAAAAGCTTTTGAATTGGGTGCCCGGTTAGCAAAAGGTTAAAACGAGAACCAATGAAAGTGGAAAGTATTAAACCCTTTGACAATTG
The window above is part of the Deltaproteobacteria bacterium genome. Proteins encoded here:
- a CDS encoding cation transporter codes for the protein MTDTSLKRLYYIANLLAIITIGYNIIEGIISVWLGAADETLSLFGFGVDSFVEVISGIGIWHMVRRIQANGMETKDNFEQQALKITGWAFYVLTLGLVLSAGLSLYEQHKPNSTFWGIIVSLISMSFMWLLIHYKTKVGKALNSSAILADAACSKACLYLSIVLLIASLGYEITGLNIFDSAGALLIAYFSYREGKEAFEKSQGLSCGCEGSCKIQSISALPKISGKK